The Loxodonta africana isolate mLoxAfr1 chromosome 1, mLoxAfr1.hap2, whole genome shotgun sequence genomic sequence AGGTCCCTTCACTCTAGGTATGGGActttatccttttccaaattattccaccaccaatAACAGAAATTCAGTGCCTCTTTATCCCTCCCTGGTAAACAGTAGTAAGCttttgtctctatgtatttgccagATCTGGAACTTTTTATATGTCCCTCTACCAGGatggctggctgaatggatagaTGGAACAGTGATACCGAAACACTGCTTCTCTTctgtataaaacccattgccaactgAGTCCATTctgcctcatagagaccctataggacagagcagaactgtcccatagggtttccaaggaatgggtggtggatttgaactggttagcagctgtcatgggttgaactgtgtcccccaaaaatatgtgtttcaatttggctaggccatgattcctagtattgtgtgactgtccaccattttatcatctgatgtgattttcctgtgtgttgtaaatcctgtctctataatgttgatgagatgggattagcagcattatgttaataagacagggcTCAATTTaccagattggattgtgtcttgagccaatcttttttgagatatacaagagagaagccagcagaaagacatagggacctcataccaccaagaaagcagcactgggagcagagggcatcctctttggacccgaggttcctacatagagaagctcctagtccaggggaagactgatgtcaaggaccttcctccagagccgagagagagagaaggccttcccctggagctgctgccctgaatttggacttgtagcctactggactgtgagaaagtaaatttctctttgttaaagccattcacttgtggtatttctattatagcagcactaggtaactaagcagctaagctcttaaccactgcactgcctaCCACTAAGCTGATTACTAATAATACTAGAGAAACACAGGACTGGCTTTCTGACtccatcttaaaaaaaacaaaacaaaccattgctgtcgagtccattttgactcacagtgaccctataggacagactggagctgacccatatagggtttccaaggctgtaatctctatggatgcagactgccacatttttctcctatggagcagaccactgacctttcagttagcagatgagcacctaaccactgagccaccaaggcacctttttattccatctttactAGACTAATAATAAATTTCTCAGTTACCAAGATTACATACACAGAACGGAAATTACTGATGCTGAAAAATGCTGTCATCTTCAATAACTGAGTTTCAACAGCTGTGAGGCTTATATGATGGGGGTAGTCATGCAAACATATGGCATTTAATGAGCTTGCACATTTGTATCACGATGTCATGGAACTACCAGAAAACTGGGATTCTAGTACTGGCTCTGCCGCTACCTTGTTTTATAGCTGTGGTACTGTTTTCTCAGCAGCACAATGTGGGTAATAGTCTGTCCTATCCATCTTGAAGGCTAAAGTGATAATTTATAGGACAGTGCTTAGAAAAGTGTGAAGCAAAGCAAAGGTCTTTGGTATTTTATAGCTCTCAGGATTGTGTGTGTTTTCCAAAGTATTAGACACTATCCTTGTGAGGTATCAACTGATTTCTAAGAAAAAAAGTGCAGAGAAAAGGCTTGAGATATCTCTGGAAGCAGGATGGACAAACCAGCCATTTGTATTTCACAGAGTTTCCCAGAGGTTTCCAGGCAAATGTATTATCTTGGTTATTCAATAGGGATTTCATTAGGACCCTATCATCTGTCCTCTAGAATGTTTGCCAAAACAGGAGGCAAAGATAAAGAACCACTTCAATAACCCCTTATCAAACCCAAGATAAGGAAACTAACATACATTGTCAGCCCTGAAGAGAAAGACTGTGCCCCAAAGACACAGCCTAAACTCAAGATGAAAGGAGTCATACCCACAGATTGGCTGAGAGGCTGCCTCTGTAGCACACAAGCTTCAGAGGGAAAGCCACGTAACCTGGTCACAGCAGAATGCTCCTGGGGGAGGTGCTTGAACCATAGCACCTCCAATGGTCCAGCCTCCAAGATGGTCTGGGGCAGGAATTCTGTCCAGAAGAGGGGTGGGTGCGCCATACTAAAATGACAGAAGCAATCTTTTGAAGCACAGAGAGACACCCAGTCCACTGGTGGCagaaacaatgttgttgttagttgtcttccagtcaatcccaactcatggtgaccccacgtgtgcaaagcagaactgctcagcaggattttcaaggctgtgacctgtcaGAAGCAAATCatgaggcctgtcttctgaggcaccgctgggtgggtttggactgccaaccttgcTGCTAGTAGTTGAGCCCTTAACTGTACCACCTGGAGGAGGAAAGCAAGGAGGAGCAGCGAAGTCCAGGGAAAGGAGCATGTGGGCTGACAGCCATCCTGAAGGCCTTCCAGTTTCTGTGAGGCAGGAGACTTGAGCTGCTGGGGCTCCTCCCTGAGATGCCTCATTTCTCTCTAGCATTTTGAATTTTGCTGCCGAATCTGAGTACAGATGCTAAGTCCACATTCCAGGGTTTCCCCTTAAACTCAGATAAACAGCACCGAGGAGCAAGTTCAGTGAGTTTGTGACCTCTGCAAAATGAAGGGGACAGTAGTGGTTTAggggtagaatcctcaccttccatgtggttccaagtttgattcctggccagtgcacctcatgtgcagcccccACCCGTCTGTCACTGGAGCCTTGTGTGTTGTTATGGCGCTGAAAAGGTTTttgtggaacttccagactaagacagactaggaagaaaggcctggtaatctacaactgagaatcagccaatgaaaaccctatggatcagaatgGTCCCATCTTGTGCATGGTGTCATCATGAGTAGCAGCtgcctcaatggcagctaaaagcagcaacaaagaagacagaaaaaaaaaaaacactctctcgttcttttaaaattatatgtGTATTTGCTTGTTTACAACCAGATGTTGAGTGAAATCTTTAATATGGAAAATTATCTCTCCTAAATCATCAAGAATACTGTAACACAGCAGAAGTTAGAACTTGATGCCCACATTTTATATTATGACTGATAATTCcacttaaaaataaacatttagatgaaTAAGAACCTAGTTCTCCACTAACGACAATGATGCAGTACTCTGATAATTGGTACTTTATTACCAGGCTCAGACTGCAATTTCTTTTATCTGTGAAGGTAAATACATAGCAACCATTTCTCACATGATTATATATTCACAACCAATTAACATTAAAGTGTTTAACTACAGCTGTTGCTATGAGCTCAGTAAACAGGAGACAGCTAAATAGTGCCTAAAGttcaaaaacaaggaagaaaagaatCCAGAAATTTTATGTTTACGATAGCATGTGTTAGCTAAAGAAGAAATCCTGCAGGTTACTTTAAAACAGGAACACAGCAGAATCCCTGGTGGTGGCATTTAGGAGTGAGCCCTGGCTTCCATTTCACCTGGCTTAATAATGAAAACAGGAACGAGTGTGCCAATTTCTCAAAGATCAACATATTAGTCCATTTACGCAAGGGCCAGGAGAGGCTGTgcctttttttcttataaaacagATTGTTTGTTCTTGCTTCAAATGAATGCATCTAGAGGGGTAACATCAGTTGAATTAAAATCAAGCCTGGAGGTGGGAACTGAGGTGACAACGCTGAGCTGCTCACACAGTCCCCAGCTCTGCTGCCATCCACCAGGGGTTTCCTGGGGAGAAGATAGAGGCCTCTGCGAGGGTCAGGGCAGGACTGAACTCCAAGGCAACACCAAAGTGAAGCACGACCACCCTGTGTACTACTGGGGCagaggaagaaagacagaaaaaaaaaaaaaaacaaagagcagagggaagaaggaaaaaaatagttcCCACACCCAAAAGTTACATACTtacatatatttgtatgtattatGTATGCACATCCATATTagtcttgtgtgtatgtgtgtatgtgagtattTATGTATACACGTATTTATACATGCGTGTATATTtatgtgtacatgcatgtgtgtatttaTGTACGTGTGCATAGGCGTTTGGATGTATTTATGTACTAtgcacatacatatgtatttacaCAGATTAAAGAGTAACAAATAAGTTTTTCAAAGTATTTCAAGAACCATACGCAAATCTAGACAAGAAAGCCTTTGGCAGGTACTCTCAGCAATGAAAATTTGCACAGAACATGTCACCAGCCTGCCTTAAcaacactgttctttatcaaagcCCTTGCCACAGAGTAAGATAAATGGGCTACATGGCAGGCTCCTTCCTCTAGTCTGCAGCTGTTGAGGTTTCGTCTGTCAAGTGGAAGACTGAATTAGCCACTACCTTTGCTTTTACAAGTTGGAGAGTCAAATCAGGAGGAAACAAAGATTTCTTTCCCGATGTTCCCCTCCCCAGGtcctcatttcctcatctatggCTCTCTGGCCCTAAGCCAGCATCCTttcctggatgttctgtcttttctCCTCCTGAAATCCCCTCTCTTTTAGACTTCAGCCACGGAGGGTCTTTTCAGTGAAGTAGCCGTCCAGGTGACCACCCCTGGAAGTTAAGCGcccagctactaaccgaaaggttggcaatttgaacccaccagccgctctgtgggagaaaaatgtggcaacctgcttccctaaagactgcagtcttggaaaccgtatggggcagttctacctgtcctacatcagtaggaactgactcaatggcaacaggttgatCCACAGGACTGTGGTTCTCGACCAAGTCAGGAAACGCAAAGGCATACCCCACGATGCCCGGCTTAGGGCAGCCTTCgctgactttccttcttctgcCTCCAAGCCAACTATAAATGAAAGTACTctaaaaatattaaagggagcaAAACGAAATCCCCGTAATGGTTGATTCTCATATTAACAGTACAGACAGCTACAGTCTAACCTCTCCGGACTTCAACTTTCCTTTTCCTATTAgaacagattgcctggtcttttctcccatggagcagctggtgggttcaaacagctaatcttttggttagcagccaagcacttaaccacggaACCACCTGGACTCAAGACAGTATGTATGATACATCTAGAACTAAAATAAGACATTGTtaattaatataataataaaagtattCCAGATTATGAGTCATGGTGTATAAATTTAGATCTTTTATTAAATAACAATATTCTAATCCAGTTTTCTGGTGAATGAAAGACTATGCTAAGGATAAGAATCAGGGTGTGGGTTGTAGATTATAAATTTTACTTTGCATTTACTCTTtgggtggcagaatagacagataaaggaagagaagaaatacAAGATACAGAAAAAAGCTATTAGCCAAGAGATAAATCAGTAGCATTTacctttatattttattttagacTTTTGTATTGTCCTCAAACTGTTGTATATGATCTTTTTTTCTCCAACATATTACCATCTTAAATAGATTATTAGATAAGTATAAAATTACTAGTTGTCAGCATTTGGAACAAATTATGAAATCAATTAAAGCAGTATAGCACAAAATATTAAAGTACAGTACAATCCATTATTTTTTGTTACTGAAGAGGAAAGTATATAAGATTTTAATCCCTGATGAAAGCAGCTACAAAAGACTGTGTGAATTATGTAAAAATCTTAGTGGCACAGTGTATTTGTATTCACGATGgcatttaaaacataaaaattaaaaaagctatGACCACCATGTTTCTCATCGGAAAAAGCCACCAGAGCTTTGTCCTTTCATAGAATTGACATACTAGAGCTACAATCACGAATTCTTAGCCAGTGTAGAGGGGCTGTGGGGGAGACAGCAGATGCATGAGCCACGCAGGCCTTCTGGTTTATACCAGTTCTCTCCGTTGTCATCTTCACTGAGGGGGTCACAGGGTATTAGGAAAGGAGGGAAAGAGTTTTCTTCATAAAACCTGTGAGCATATTCTTAAAAAAACAGTTTGGCCACTTCCTGTAGTCATTCCCAAGAGTCATCATACTTCTtgaagattaactataaaattaccctatttccccaaacaaatcAACACAGATTATGTAGCTTACGGTGGCTTCTCTTCAGGGCAGTCATGGTGAGTGCATTTTAGCTGTGACACGACTCATGCCAGCCTGGCTCACCACTTCGACTGCCACCAGGACCACCCCCAGGCCAATGCAATCAACCTCTGAGTGTATACCacagctctccaggtgattctaaccaAGCAGTATATATTACAATAGGATGTTTAATTTTGCctctgtgtccatttcaccatTAATTCctcagcttttaaaattttccaggCAGGGTATACAACAGGCCTCCTTACTTCACCCATCTCTGCCTCTCACCTGTCCCTTCATTGTGTCCCTAAGGATAACATTCCCAGTCGTGAGACTGGGTCAGGGATGAGATCTAGATAGCTCAGAGACTGGGCTATGTGTGCACGTGCGTGctttatggtgtgtgtgtgtgtgtgtgttcaagttgagagggggagagggagggaaggcgggaggcaggcagggaggcaagATCTGTTTACTCACATTTAACGGAAAGGCTAAATATTTTTTTAGGGTTAGAAGTATGTGTGAAACCATCTGGTGTTTCCCGCGGTTGCAGCCTTTAGATTCTTCATGTTTACATGTCCACGGCATCAAAACAGCATGCACCTAAACCAGTTATATATTTAAAGGATATTGTGTTTTAATGTAGCCACACAATACTGATGTTTCACAAGCATACTATTTTAGAATGCCAGTAGTAAAGAAGTATTTGAATAACATACATATTGTCTTGCTAAAAATTAAggggaacaaacaaaaaaaaaaaaaacaaaaaaggaacccTCATATGTTAATTGGCCATCTGGATATCACCTTTTGTGAAGTGAaagttcaagtcttttgcccatttttaaaatttgatctTTAGTCTTTAAAAATTTGATCTGTAGGACTTCTTTCTATATTCTGGACACAAGTCTTTTTCAGGTACCTTCTGTCATTCTTCTCTTTCATCCTCTTAAAAATGGGGCTCTTGACATTATACTATTAATATGGTCTgatgtattcatttttttatggGCCACACTTTTTGTGTCCCGTTTAAGAAATTTTTGCCTTCTCCaaggtaatgaaaatgttctcctCTAAAACTTTATGGTCTTACCTACTACATTTAAAGCTACCATCCATTTGGAATTGATTTTTATGTTCGGTGTGAGGAAGGGGTCAAGATGCTTTCTCCCCTGAATCAGCTAAACACCAGTTACTGAAAAGACCACCCCTTTCCCATCACATGCAATGCCACTTTTGTCACAAATCAGGCGGCTGTGTATGAGTGGGTCTCTTTCTgggctctattctgttctagtggTCACTTTGTTTACCCTGCCCAATGCCACATTGCCTAGAGCTGAGCTGTAGTAAGTAAGTAAGTATAAGTATCCcagctttcttcttcttctttaagaTTGCCTGGGCTATTCTTGACCCTTTTCATTTCCATGTGAACTTTAGAATGTGCTTCTcattttctgcaaaaaaaaaattgctagtaATTTGGCTGGTgctgcattaaatctatagattaatTTGGGGAATACTGACATCTTTAAAATATCGACTATTTCAATTTATAAGCACAGAATATCCCACCATTTATAAATACAATCAGTCATTAGGGATTCAAATTAAAACCACCATGTGATACTATTACACATCTGCTCAAGTGATTAAATGAAAAATGACAGAATGTATCAAGTACTGGAAAGGAAGTGGAACAAATGGAACATatgctgctgatgggaatgcaaagtaGCGCATCTACTCTGGAAAACTGCTTGCCTTCTAAAGCTGAGCATACACATgccctatgacccagcaactccattcCTAGAATCACCGTTcattaaaagacaagaaccagaaTGTTCACACTAGCACTACCCACAAACTACAAACTACTCAAATGCCCATCAGgagttgttggctgctgttggcttggaccccactcatggtgaccccatgagccTTGCATAAGGTAACAAACACTGGCTAGTCCTGGGCCATCCCTATAACCATTTGTGGATtgtagtgatccatagggttttcactggccaactgttggaagtggatcaccaagcctttcttcctagtccatcagcAGTAGAAAGGATAAAGAAATTGTGGCTCATTCACACAATGAAAAAATCTATAGCACCGATAATGAACCATCTACACATACAGGCAATATAATATGGACAACTCTCACGAACAACAGGCAGGCTCCATTTACACAGTGCACAAAAAGAGGACCTGCTCTATGAGATTCCACCCAATCTATGGGAAAGCCAATCTCTGTTGGAGAGCAGGACAGTGGTCACCCTTGGTGGGGCAGTGACTGCAGGGAAGTATCAGGGGCTTCTGGGGTGCTGGCGGCATTCTCTTTCTTGATAGAGCTTCTGGGTACACGTCTTGAGTTTGTAAAAATTCACTGAGCTGTACTCTTAATGATATCACACTGTTCTGTATAGATATTACGTTTTAAcatgaagttttgtttttttttttttgaggaagttATAATTGGgcttttcattttaaaactgaGTCATTTGGGAAAAATcttcccaccccaccctcccAAGGGAGCATTTATATGACCAATAATCTAAAAGAAATtcttacaaacaaaaaaaaagtaaactactAGAACAAAACCAGGAAATTTTATGTCCCATGGAAGTTTTCAAAATTGGAAATTAGCTGAACAGTTTAAACACAGTACATTCAGAGATTATATCTTTAAGCCAAGCATGCTGAACTCTTGTAAATATCTAATGagaaacattttcattaccctatttttcagatgagaaaatggagaaacAGAGTATGAGACACTACCAGTTTCAATGAGTTTGTCTTAGTTTTCCATTCCAATCATCATTTCATTATTCCTGGCTGTTATAACGATCTATCAATAGGTCTACTGTGAGCACAGTATATATctgtattatttctctaggaaacaAAGCATCATGAAAAGGCACAGAATCTTTAAAAAGATCTCCTTTCAGCCATCTTTCTGGAGATCAGTTCTGTTAGCCTCTGGTTGTCCCAATATTTTTCTTTAGTGTCAGTACAAAGCTAACCAGTGGATGCAATTACAGAATTCCAGGAGATTCatttttagat encodes the following:
- the LYRM4 gene encoding LYR motif-containing protein 4 isoform X1, whose protein sequence is MAASSRAQVLDLYRAMLRESKHFSAYNYRTYAVRRIRDAFRENKNVEDPVEIQTLVNKAKRDLEIIRRQVHAVLMPWTCKHEESKGCNRGKHQMVSHILLTLKKYLAFPLNVSKQILPPCLPPAFPPSPPLNLNTHTHTHHKARTCTHSPVSELSRSHP